One Labeo rohita strain BAU-BD-2019 chromosome 12, IGBB_LRoh.1.0, whole genome shotgun sequence genomic region harbors:
- the sult2st2 gene encoding sulfotransferase family 2, cytosolic sulfotransferase 2 isoform X2: MTEAELYSVYKGVYVPTFVHPPESLKYYEEFTFRPDDILIITYPKSGTTWMQEVIPLIVSDGDLTPVLTVPNWDRAPWLEEQRAIQLNLEQRPSPRVFSTHFHHSMMNESYFKIKPRVLYVMRNPKDVFTSSYYYYGMASYMVNPGTQDEFMEKFLDGKIMFGSWFDHVKGWINADKQESILYIFYEEMIADLKGSVEKIAKFLGKSLNPDVIEKIAEQCVFKNMKQNKMSNFSLVPEEYMDHKKSEFLRKGIAGDWKNLFTEAQEQRFNAVYKEKMKDVTFKFMWD, from the exons ATGACAGAGGCTGAACTGTACTCGGTGTATAAAGGTGTGTACGTGCCGACGTTTGTACACCCTCCAGAAAGTCTGAAATATTATGAGGAGTTCACTTTCCGGCCGGATGACATCCTGATTATCACTTATCCCAAATCTG GCACAACATGGATGCAGGAGGTGATTCCTCTGATCGTGAGCGATGGTGATCTGACTCCGGTGCTGACGGTGCCAAACTGGGACCGAGCGCCATGGCTGGAGGAACAACGGGCGATCCAGCTCAATCTGGAGCAGAGACCTTCTCCACGTGTCTTCTCAACTCACTTCCATCACAGCATGATGAACGAGTCTTACTTCAAAATAAAGCCCAGG GTTCTTTATGTCATGCGTAACCCGAAAGATGTGTTCACGTCCTCATATTACTACTACGGAATGGCCTCATACATGGTGAACCCAGGAACCCAAGATGAGTTCATGGAGAAGTTTCTCGATGGAAAAA TCATGTTCGGTTCCTGGTTTGATCATGTCAAAGGCTGGATTAATGCTGACAAACAGGAATCCATACTGTACATTTTCTATGAGGAGATGATCGCT GATCTGAAAGGATCTGTGGAGAAAATTGCCAAGTTTCTTGGTAAATCTCTGAATCCAGATGTGATAGAGAAGATCGCTGAGCAATGCGTCTTCaagaacatgaaacaaaacaaaatgtccaACTTTTCTCTGGTTCCAGAGGAATACATGGACCACAAGAAATCTGAATTCCTGAGGAAAG GAATTGCTGGTGACTGGAAGAATCTGTTTACAGAGGCCCAAGAGCAGCGATTTAACGCCGTATACAAAGAAAAGATGAAAGACGTGACGTTCAAGTTTATGTGGgactaa
- the sult2st2 gene encoding sulfotransferase family 2, cytosolic sulfotransferase 2 isoform X4, with translation MTEAELYSVYKGVYVPTFVHPPESLKYYEEFTFRPDDILIITYPKSGTTWMQEVVPLIVSNGDLTPVLTVPNWDRVPWLEEHRAILLNLEQRPSPRVFATHFHHGMMNESYFKIKPRVLYVMRNPKDVFTSSFYYYGMASYLVNPGRQDEFMEKFLNGKIMFGSWFDHVKSWINAEEKESILYIFYEEMIADLKGSVEKIAKFLGKSLSADVTEKIADHCVFKNMKQNQMSNFSLVPEEYMDQKKSEFLRKGIAGDWKNLFTEAQEQRFNAVYKEKMKDVTFKFMWD, from the exons ATGACAGAGGCTGAACTGTACTCGGTGTATAAAGGTGTGTACGTGCCGACGTTTGTACACCCTCCAGAAAGTCTGAAATATTATGAGGAGTTCACTTTCCGGCCGGATGACATCCTGATTATCACTTATCCCAAATCTG GCACAACATGGATGCAGGAGGTTGTTCCTCTGATCGTGAGCAATGGTGATTTGACTCCAGTGCTGACGGTGCCAAACTGGGACCGAGTGCCATGGCTGGAGGAACACCGGGCGATCCTGCTCAATCTGGAGCAGAGACCTTCTCCACGCGTCTTTGCGACTCACTTCCATCACGGCATGATGAACGAGTCTTACTTCAAAATAAAGCCTAGG GTTCTTTATGTCATGCGTAACCCGAAAGACGTGTTCACGTCCTCATTTTACTACTATGGAATGGCCTCATACCTGGTGAACCCAGGACGGCAAGATGAGTTCATGGAGAAGTTCCTCAATGGAAAAA TCATGTTCGGTTCCTGGTTTGATCATGTGAAAAGCTGGATTAACGCTGAAGAAAAGGAatctatactgtatattttctaCGAGGAGATGATCGCT GATCTAAAAGGATCTGTGGAGAAAATCGCCAAGTTTCTTGGTAAATCTCTGAGTGCAGATGTGACGGAGAAGATCGCTGATCACTGTGTCTTCaagaacatgaaacaaaaccaaatgtCCAACTTTTCTCTGGTTCCAGAGGAATACATGGACCAGAAGAAATCTGAATTCCTGAGGAAAG GAATTGCTGGTGACTGGAAGAATCTGTTTACAGAGGCCCAAGAGCAGCGATTTAACGCCGTATACAAAGAAAAGATGAAAGACGTGACGTTCAAGTTTATGTGGgactaa
- the sult2st2 gene encoding sulfotransferase family 2, cytosolic sulfotransferase 2 isoform X3 — MTEAELYSVYKDVYVPTHLHPPECLKYYEEFTFRPDDILIVTYPKSGTTWMQEVVPLIVSNGDLTPVLTVPNWDRVPWLEEHRAILLNLEQRPSPRVFATHFHHGMMNESYFKIKPRVLYVMRNPKDVFTSSFYYYGMASYLVNPGRQDEFMEKFLNGKIMFGSWFDHVKSWINAEEKESILYIFYEEMIADLKGSVEKIAKFLGKSLSADVTEKIADHCVFKNMKQNQMSNFSLVPEEYMDQKKSEFLRKGIAGDWKNLFTEAQEQRFNAVYKEKMKDVTFKFMWD; from the exons ATGACGGAAGCTGAGCTGTATTCGGTGTATAAAGATGTGTACGTCCCGACACATTTACACCCTCCAGAATGTCTGAAATACTATGAGGAGTTCACTTTCCGTCCGGACGACATCCTGATCGTCACCTACCCCAAATCTG GCACAACATGGATGCAGGAGGTTGTTCCTCTGATCGTGAGCAATGGTGATTTGACTCCAGTGCTGACGGTGCCAAACTGGGACCGAGTGCCATGGCTGGAGGAACACCGGGCGATCCTGCTCAATCTGGAGCAGAGACCTTCTCCACGCGTCTTTGCGACTCACTTCCATCACGGCATGATGAACGAGTCTTACTTCAAAATAAAGCCTAGG GTTCTTTATGTCATGCGTAACCCGAAAGACGTGTTCACGTCCTCATTTTACTACTATGGAATGGCCTCATACCTGGTGAACCCAGGACGGCAAGATGAGTTCATGGAGAAGTTCCTCAATGGAAAAA TCATGTTCGGTTCCTGGTTTGATCATGTGAAAAGCTGGATTAACGCTGAAGAAAAGGAatctatactgtatattttctaCGAGGAGATGATCGCT GATCTAAAAGGATCTGTGGAGAAAATCGCCAAGTTTCTTGGTAAATCTCTGAGTGCAGATGTGACGGAGAAGATCGCTGATCACTGTGTCTTCaagaacatgaaacaaaaccaaatgtCCAACTTTTCTCTGGTTCCAGAGGAATACATGGACCAGAAGAAATCTGAATTCCTGAGGAAAG GAATTGCTGGTGACTGGAAGAATCTGTTTACAGAGGCCCAAGAGCAGCGATTTAACGCCGTATACAAAGAAAAGATGAAAGACGTGACGTTCAAGTTTATGTGGgactaa
- the sult2st2 gene encoding sulfotransferase family 2, cytosolic sulfotransferase 2 isoform X1: MTEAELYSVYKGVYVPTFVHPPESLKYYEEFTFRPDDILIITYPKSGTTWMQEVIPLIVSDGDLTPVLTVPNWDRAPWLEEQRAIQLNLEQRPSPRVFSTHFHHSMMNESYFKIKPRVLYVMRNPKDVFTSSYYYYGMASYMVNPGTQDEFMEKFLDGKIMFGSWFDHVKGWINADKQESILYIFYEEMIADLKGSVEKIAKFLGKSLNPDVIEKIAEQCVFKNMKQNKMSNFSLVPEEYMDHKKSEFLRKGIVGDWRNHFTEAQEQRFNVVYKDKMKDVKFKFMWD; this comes from the exons ATGACAGAGGCTGAACTGTACTCGGTGTATAAAGGTGTGTACGTGCCGACGTTTGTACACCCTCCAGAAAGTCTGAAATATTATGAGGAGTTCACTTTCCGGCCGGATGACATCCTGATTATCACTTATCCCAAATCTG GCACAACATGGATGCAGGAGGTGATTCCTCTGATCGTGAGCGATGGTGATCTGACTCCGGTGCTGACGGTGCCAAACTGGGACCGAGCGCCATGGCTGGAGGAACAACGGGCGATCCAGCTCAATCTGGAGCAGAGACCTTCTCCACGTGTCTTCTCAACTCACTTCCATCACAGCATGATGAACGAGTCTTACTTCAAAATAAAGCCCAGG GTTCTTTATGTCATGCGTAACCCGAAAGATGTGTTCACGTCCTCATATTACTACTACGGAATGGCCTCATACATGGTGAACCCAGGAACCCAAGATGAGTTCATGGAGAAGTTTCTCGATGGAAAAA TCATGTTCGGTTCCTGGTTTGATCATGTCAAAGGCTGGATTAATGCTGACAAACAGGAATCCATACTGTACATTTTCTATGAGGAGATGATCGCT GATCTGAAAGGATCTGTGGAGAAAATTGCCAAGTTTCTTGGTAAATCTCTGAATCCAGATGTGATAGAGAAGATCGCTGAGCAATGCGTCTTCaagaacatgaaacaaaacaaaatgtccaACTTTTCTCTGGTTCCAGAGGAATACATGGACCACAAGAAATCTGAATTCCTGAGGAAAG GAATTGTTGGTGACTGGAGGAATCATTTCACTGAAGCCCAAGAGCAGCGATTTAATGTCGTATACAAAGACAAGATGAAAGATGTGAAATTCAAATTTATGTGGGACTga